From one Streptomyces sp. R41 genomic stretch:
- a CDS encoding MarR family winged helix-turn-helix transcriptional regulator, with translation MDKPLDLIEFETMLLGRYMHLLTPRMRDGDRRLDRSAYLLLSRIQVDGPMSIGQLSEAFGLDTSTLNRQTGAMLRAGIVERIPDPDGGIARKFAITAEGERRLAADRAANLQGLEKVMEDWTPDEVAEFAGYLGRLNRDIERLDGRPWPRR, from the coding sequence ATGGACAAGCCCCTTGATCTGATCGAATTCGAGACCATGCTGCTCGGGCGGTACATGCACCTGCTGACACCGCGCATGCGCGACGGCGACCGGCGGCTCGACCGCAGCGCCTACCTGCTGCTCAGCCGCATCCAGGTGGACGGCCCGATGTCCATCGGCCAGCTCAGCGAGGCCTTCGGCCTGGACACCTCCACGCTCAACCGGCAGACCGGTGCCATGCTGCGGGCCGGGATCGTCGAGCGCATCCCCGACCCCGACGGGGGCATCGCCCGCAAGTTCGCCATCACCGCCGAGGGCGAGCGCCGGCTGGCCGCCGACCGCGCCGCGAACCTGCAGGGCCTGGAGAAGGTGATGGAGGACTGGACGCCGGACGAGGTGGCCGAATTCGCCGGCTACCTCGGACGCCTGAACCGCGACATCGAGCGCCTGGACGGGCGCCCCTGGCCGCGCCGCTGA
- a CDS encoding SgcJ/EcaC family oxidoreductase, translating to MTSTTDTTPVQTARSDAERAVLAVLDGVYTAWAANDPDAFVADYAADATALLPGTHLRDKEEIRAAMAAAFAGPLKGSRAVHDVQSVRFPGPGTALVISKGAILLAGETEPRSENRALDSWVLSEQDGAWRVQGFHNCPEHTA from the coding sequence ATGACCAGCACCACCGACACCACGCCCGTCCAGACCGCGCGGAGCGACGCCGAGCGGGCCGTACTCGCCGTGCTCGACGGCGTCTACACCGCCTGGGCGGCGAACGACCCGGACGCGTTCGTCGCGGACTACGCGGCCGACGCGACCGCACTGCTGCCGGGCACCCACCTGCGGGACAAGGAGGAGATCCGCGCCGCCATGGCGGCCGCCTTCGCCGGGCCGCTCAAGGGCTCCCGGGCCGTCCACGACGTGCAGAGCGTCCGGTTCCCTGGGCCGGGGACGGCCCTCGTGATCAGCAAGGGCGCCATCCTCCTGGCGGGCGAGACCGAGCCGCGCAGCGAGAACCGGGCGCTGGACAGCTGGGTGCTCTCCGAGCAGGACGGGGCCTGGCGCGTCCAGGGCTTCCACAATTGCCCGGAGCACACGGCCTGA
- a CDS encoding beta-ketoacyl synthase: MRNSSDVPVQPHAVTVAEVIPGDLLALSEQDVTEDKWYVVMHTLPETPHTIRLTLRPPLGGIDHDQVFERGHRVTVACRRMDITGIPEIAPADLAAVEFRDGDRVTSLRAVDPRAVEESYTRRWGRWHRDLESRAEEPVSDAGLREHVARAVEEGHVVRHLPRPRRTPTGAAPRRVVVTGLGAVTPLGVGVDELWQGLVEGRCGIRELEGEEFAELPVRVAGSVPVDPAGLLPRPQARRMNRAAQFAVLAAREAWQDGGFDAAGTAESGLDPERVGVSVGAILGDASVLVGGDRKLRDKGPRAVSPLTTPMTVPSQAASQVSLALRITGEARTVTSACASGTEAIGQAIDRIRYGHVDVALAGGAEAVVTPAIMASFAAMRALSTHELGSTSPSRPFAKDRDGFVNGEGAGFLLLESEEHARARGARIYCEAAGWGLSADAHHMAAPDPSGSGVALALRRAVRDAGAHVVDVVHVNAHATATTDGDLAEAGALRAVLGGDVPVTALKGHLGHLQGAAGGVEAVATVLTLHHGVIPPTIGCEDQDDAIELDVVTKGPRTLPALGDLALSNSFGFGGHNAVLALRRTG, translated from the coding sequence ATGCGCAATTCGTCCGACGTCCCCGTACAGCCCCACGCCGTCACCGTCGCCGAAGTGATTCCCGGCGATCTTCTCGCCCTCTCCGAACAGGATGTGACGGAAGACAAGTGGTATGTGGTGATGCACACACTCCCCGAGACTCCGCACACCATTCGACTGACCCTCCGACCGCCCCTCGGTGGAATTGATCACGACCAGGTATTCGAGCGCGGCCACCGGGTGACCGTGGCCTGTCGGCGCATGGACATCACCGGAATTCCCGAGATCGCGCCGGCCGATCTCGCGGCGGTGGAATTCCGGGACGGCGACCGCGTCACCTCGCTGCGCGCCGTCGACCCCCGGGCCGTCGAGGAGTCGTACACCCGAAGGTGGGGCCGCTGGCACCGGGACCTGGAGAGCCGGGCCGAGGAGCCCGTCTCGGACGCCGGGCTGCGCGAGCACGTCGCGCGCGCCGTCGAGGAAGGACATGTCGTACGACACCTCCCCCGGCCACGTCGTACGCCCACCGGCGCCGCGCCCCGGCGGGTCGTGGTCACCGGGCTCGGGGCCGTCACGCCGCTCGGTGTGGGCGTGGACGAGCTCTGGCAGGGGCTGGTGGAGGGCCGTTGCGGGATACGGGAGTTGGAGGGCGAGGAATTCGCCGAGCTGCCGGTACGGGTCGCCGGGAGCGTTCCAGTGGATCCCGCCGGGCTGCTGCCGAGGCCGCAGGCGCGGCGGATGAACCGGGCCGCGCAGTTCGCGGTGCTCGCCGCGCGCGAGGCGTGGCAGGACGGCGGGTTCGACGCGGCAGGTACGGCCGAGAGCGGGCTCGACCCCGAGCGGGTCGGCGTCAGCGTCGGCGCCATCCTCGGTGACGCCTCCGTACTCGTCGGCGGTGACCGGAAGCTGCGGGACAAGGGGCCGCGTGCCGTGTCGCCGCTGACCACGCCGATGACCGTGCCCTCGCAGGCCGCGTCCCAGGTGTCGCTCGCGCTGCGGATCACCGGTGAGGCCCGCACCGTGACCAGCGCCTGCGCCTCCGGGACCGAGGCCATCGGGCAGGCCATCGACCGCATCCGGTACGGGCATGTCGACGTGGCGCTCGCCGGTGGCGCGGAGGCCGTGGTGACCCCGGCGATCATGGCCTCGTTCGCCGCGATGCGCGCGCTGTCCACGCACGAACTGGGGTCCACCAGCCCGTCCCGGCCCTTCGCCAAGGACCGCGACGGCTTTGTGAACGGCGAGGGAGCGGGCTTCCTGCTGCTGGAGTCCGAAGAACACGCGAGGGCGCGTGGCGCGCGCATCTACTGCGAGGCCGCCGGGTGGGGACTGTCCGCCGACGCCCACCACATGGCCGCTCCCGACCCGTCCGGCAGCGGGGTCGCGCTCGCGCTGCGGCGGGCCGTACGGGACGCGGGCGCCCATGTCGTGGACGTCGTGCACGTCAACGCCCATGCCACCGCCACCACCGACGGCGACCTCGCCGAGGCCGGAGCCTTGCGCGCCGTGCTGGGCGGCGACGTCCCGGTGACCGCGCTCAAGGGCCACCTCGGCCATCTGCAGGGCGCGGCGGGCGGCGTGGAGGCCGTCGCCACCGTGCTCACGCTGCATCACGGGGTCATCCCGCCGACCATCGGGTGCGAGGACCAGGACGACGCCATCGAGCTGGACGTGGTGACGAAGGGCCCCCGCACGCTGCCCGCACTGGGTGACCTCGCGCTCAGCAACTCGTTCGGGTTCGGCGGGCACAACGCGGTGCTGGCGTTGCGGCGTACCGGCTGA
- a CDS encoding Ku protein produces the protein MLHVRSIWNGAISFGLVSIPIKLVNATESHSISFRQIHLDDGGRIRYRKVCELEDREVSTPEIGKAYEDADGTLIPITDEDLAALPIPTARTIEIVAFVPADRIDPLQMDTAYYLSANGVPAAKPYVLLREALKRSQKVAVAKFALRGRERLGMLRVVDDVIAMHGLLWPDEIRASDEVAPDTSVTVHDKELDLADALMDTLGEVDLEDLHDDYRDAVEELIAAKASGVEAPAVPAGERPGGKVLDLMAALEKSVREAKESRGEEAGQPGEPAEVTPLPARRAAAGKSARTAPKEVGGKKSTSAAKKTAAKKTTSKKTTAKKSTTKTATKEAAGTATKQSAAKKTAAKKTAAKKAAPRKRASA, from the coding sequence GTGCTGCACGTGCGATCCATATGGAACGGCGCCATCTCCTTCGGCCTGGTCAGCATCCCCATCAAGCTCGTGAACGCCACGGAGAGCCACTCGATCTCCTTCCGCCAGATCCACCTCGACGACGGCGGCCGCATCCGCTACCGCAAGGTCTGCGAGCTGGAGGACCGCGAGGTCTCCACCCCGGAGATCGGCAAGGCGTACGAGGACGCGGACGGCACGCTGATCCCGATCACGGACGAGGACCTGGCCGCGCTGCCGATCCCGACCGCCAGGACCATCGAGATCGTGGCCTTCGTACCGGCCGACCGGATCGACCCGCTCCAGATGGACACGGCGTACTACCTGTCCGCGAACGGCGTCCCCGCCGCCAAGCCGTACGTTCTGCTGCGCGAGGCCCTGAAGCGCAGTCAGAAGGTCGCCGTCGCGAAGTTCGCGCTGCGCGGGCGGGAGCGGCTCGGCATGCTGCGCGTGGTCGACGACGTGATCGCCATGCACGGGCTGCTCTGGCCGGACGAGATCCGCGCCAGCGACGAGGTCGCCCCGGACACGAGCGTCACCGTCCACGACAAGGAACTGGACCTGGCGGACGCCCTGATGGACACCCTCGGCGAGGTCGACCTCGAAGACCTGCACGACGACTACCGCGACGCCGTCGAGGAACTCATCGCCGCCAAGGCGTCCGGCGTGGAGGCGCCCGCCGTCCCCGCGGGGGAGCGCCCCGGCGGCAAGGTGCTCGACCTGATGGCCGCCCTGGAGAAGAGCGTGCGCGAGGCCAAGGAGTCGCGTGGCGAGGAAGCGGGCCAGCCCGGCGAGCCCGCCGAGGTCACGCCTCTCCCGGCCCGCCGTGCGGCCGCCGGCAAGTCCGCCCGTACGGCCCCCAAGGAGGTCGGCGGCAAGAAGTCGACGTCCGCGGCGAAGAAGACGGCGGCCAAGAAGACGACCTCCAAGAAGACCACGGCGAAGAAGTCGACCACCAAGACGGCCACCAAGGAGGCGGCCGGCACGGCCACCAAGCAGTCGGCGGCCAAGAAGACCGCCGCGAAGAAGACGGCCGCGAAGAAGGCCGCCCCGCGGAAGCGGGCGTCGGCCTGA
- a CDS encoding sigma-70 family RNA polymerase sigma factor — translation MARRAATGRPSGTTGPDGPSDTTGPDGPSGTTRPSGIAEPSGTTGSDGAEFAELTAPFRRELLAHCYRLLGSVDDAEDLVQETYLRAWRSYDGFEGRSSVRAWLYRIATNACLTALRHSSRRQLPSGLGAPGDDAEPASAGGSEAGRLQPVPDALVAPETGDPAAVAVSRESLRLALIAGLQYLPPRQRAVLLLRDVLAFPAAEVAGMLGTSTAAVKSSLQRARARLEQVAPTPERIREPAEPEVRALLERYIAAFEHSDAAALERLLRADATLELPPRWYTGGDAAAHAVAGLGSPGDWRMVATAANGQPAAAAYLRGDDGTHHAYGIVVLTAVGTGIARITVFADPALFTAFGLPPVHRPKMQ, via the coding sequence ATGGCGCGGCGGGCAGCGACCGGGCGTCCCAGCGGTACCACCGGACCCGACGGCCCGAGCGACACCACCGGACCGGACGGCCCCAGCGGCACCACCAGGCCGAGTGGTATCGCCGAGCCGAGCGGTACCACCGGTTCGGACGGCGCCGAGTTCGCCGAGCTCACCGCCCCGTTCCGGCGGGAGCTGCTCGCCCACTGCTACCGGCTGCTCGGATCGGTGGACGACGCCGAGGACCTGGTCCAGGAGACCTACCTACGGGCGTGGCGCTCGTACGACGGTTTCGAGGGCCGGTCCTCGGTGCGCGCCTGGCTGTACCGGATCGCCACCAACGCCTGCCTGACGGCGCTGCGGCACAGTTCCCGGCGTCAGCTGCCGTCCGGGCTCGGCGCTCCCGGCGACGACGCGGAACCGGCGTCGGCCGGCGGCTCCGAGGCCGGCCGGCTGCAGCCGGTGCCCGACGCGCTCGTGGCGCCGGAGACCGGCGATCCGGCGGCTGTTGCCGTCTCGCGGGAGAGCCTCCGGCTCGCGCTGATCGCGGGGCTGCAGTACCTGCCGCCCCGGCAGCGGGCCGTGCTGCTCCTGCGGGACGTGCTGGCCTTCCCGGCCGCCGAGGTCGCCGGAATGCTCGGCACCAGCACCGCGGCGGTCAAGAGCAGCCTGCAGCGGGCCCGGGCCCGGCTCGAGCAGGTGGCACCGACCCCGGAGCGGATCCGTGAACCCGCCGAACCCGAGGTGCGCGCGCTCCTTGAGCGGTACATCGCCGCCTTCGAGCACTCCGACGCGGCGGCCCTGGAGCGGCTGCTGCGCGCCGACGCCACTCTGGAGCTGCCGCCTCGGTGGTACACGGGCGGCGACGCCGCCGCGCACGCCGTCGCGGGTCTCGGCTCGCCCGGCGACTGGCGGATGGTCGCGACGGCCGCCAATGGGCAGCCCGCCGCGGCGGCCTACCTGCGCGGCGACGACGGCACCCATCACGCGTACGGGATCGTCGTGCTCACCGCTGTCGGCACCGGCATCGCCCGGATCACGGTGTTCGCCGACCCCGCCCTGTTCACCGCTTTCGGTCTCCCCCCGGTCCATCGGCCCAAGATGCAGTGA
- a CDS encoding alpha/beta hydrolase, which produces MASAESGAVAKLYGIWLGNPAEGDVVRDQSQWDVLTAEPGGIDHLETDAGGTAAMWAVPKGCAEDRVLLCVHGGGFVSGSIHTHRKMFGHLAKAAGVRALIVGYPLLPEGVHPLPVDHVVAAYRWLLGQGVDARRIAFTGDSAGGGLAVTAQLRARDQGLPLPAGTLLISPWVDMEVTGETMLSNSGKDALFNQPWVKELAANFLGGGSPRDPHANPLHADLTGLGPIYTQVGDQELLMDDSRRLTEHAEKAGVSVRLDVFPEQQHTFQMMAGRAPEADDAIRRFAEWVRPLLGL; this is translated from the coding sequence ATGGCGAGTGCGGAATCAGGCGCTGTGGCCAAGCTCTATGGAATCTGGCTGGGGAACCCGGCCGAGGGCGACGTCGTCCGGGACCAGTCGCAGTGGGACGTCCTGACGGCCGAGCCGGGCGGCATCGACCACCTGGAGACCGACGCGGGCGGTACGGCGGCGATGTGGGCGGTCCCGAAGGGGTGCGCCGAGGACCGGGTGCTGCTGTGCGTGCACGGCGGCGGCTTCGTCTCGGGGTCGATCCACACCCACCGCAAGATGTTCGGCCACCTCGCCAAGGCCGCGGGCGTCCGGGCGCTGATCGTCGGCTACCCGCTGCTCCCCGAAGGCGTGCATCCGCTCCCCGTCGACCATGTGGTCGCCGCCTACCGGTGGCTCCTCGGCCAAGGAGTCGACGCCCGGCGCATCGCGTTCACGGGAGACTCGGCCGGCGGCGGGCTCGCGGTCACCGCACAGCTGCGGGCCCGGGACCAGGGGCTGCCGCTGCCCGCGGGAACGCTGCTGATCTCGCCCTGGGTGGACATGGAGGTCACCGGCGAGACGATGCTGTCGAACAGCGGGAAGGACGCGCTGTTCAACCAGCCGTGGGTGAAGGAGCTGGCGGCCAACTTCCTGGGCGGCGGCAGCCCACGGGACCCGCACGCCAATCCGCTCCACGCCGACCTCACGGGCCTCGGGCCGATCTACACCCAGGTGGGCGACCAGGAGCTGCTGATGGACGACAGCCGCCGACTCACGGAACACGCCGAGAAGGCCGGCGTATCGGTCCGGCTCGACGTCTTCCCGGAGCAGCAGCACACCTTCCAGATGATGGCCGGCCGCGCGCCCGAGGCCGACGACGCGATCCGCCGGTTCGCGGAGTGGGTCAGGCCGCTACTGGGCCTGTGA
- the ligD gene encoding non-homologous end-joining DNA ligase, with product MTPITEVEGRRLALSNLEKVLYPATGFTKGEVLHYYATVAEPLLAHLHNRPLSFLRYPDGPDGQVFFAKNVPPGTPDWVRTAEVPRSEGPARMVLIQDLASLMWAANLVTEFHTPQWQVDAPGEADRLVFDLDPGAPATIVECCEVALWLRERLAADGIAAYAKTSGSKGLHLLAALAPTPSKEVTAYAKELAVEAERALQGRVTHRMTKSLRGGRVFVDWSQNAARKTTATPYTLRARAEPTVSAPVTWEEVAGCTDPAELGLRAADIVPRLERYGDLLAPLLDPCRGGALP from the coding sequence ATGACGCCGATCACGGAGGTGGAGGGGCGCAGGCTCGCGCTCAGCAACCTGGAGAAGGTGCTGTACCCCGCGACCGGCTTCACCAAGGGCGAGGTGCTGCACTACTACGCGACCGTCGCGGAGCCGCTGCTCGCTCACCTCCACAACCGGCCGCTCTCCTTCCTCCGCTACCCCGACGGGCCGGACGGGCAGGTCTTCTTCGCCAAGAACGTGCCGCCCGGTACGCCCGACTGGGTCAGAACCGCCGAGGTCCCCCGCTCGGAGGGCCCCGCCCGGATGGTCCTGATCCAGGACCTGGCCTCGCTCATGTGGGCGGCCAACCTCGTCACCGAGTTCCACACGCCCCAATGGCAGGTGGACGCCCCCGGCGAGGCCGACCGGCTCGTGTTCGACCTCGACCCGGGGGCGCCGGCGACGATCGTCGAGTGCTGCGAGGTCGCGCTGTGGCTGCGGGAGCGGCTGGCCGCGGACGGGATCGCGGCGTACGCGAAGACGTCCGGGTCGAAGGGGCTGCATCTGCTGGCGGCGCTGGCGCCGACGCCCTCCAAGGAGGTCACCGCGTATGCGAAGGAGCTCGCCGTCGAGGCCGAGCGGGCGCTGCAGGGCCGTGTCACCCACCGGATGACGAAGAGCCTGCGGGGCGGCAGGGTTTTCGTCGACTGGAGCCAGAACGCCGCGCGGAAGACGACGGCGACTCCGTACACCCTTCGCGCCCGGGCCGAGCCCACCGTGTCCGCTCCGGTGACCTGGGAGGAGGTCGCGGGGTGCACCGATCCGGCCGAACTGGGCCTCCGCGCAGCGGACATCGTCCCTCGCCTCGAACGGTACGGGGACCTGCTGGCGCCGCTGCTGGATCCCTGTCGCGGCGGAGCGCTGCCCTGA